One segment of Triticum urartu cultivar G1812 unplaced genomic scaffold, Tu2.1 TuUngrouped_contig_9206, whole genome shotgun sequence DNA contains the following:
- the LOC125532140 gene encoding putative B3 domain-containing protein Os08g0325100 produces MCTSCECCKRRDEYYYRNLDDEKKYFLVLLIGDFRDEMIIPEELVRRFKRDILGEIKLETRNGDNHAIVVAKIEEKRIFTVGWRQFVANYDLQIGDLLMFRYKGNSQFNVIIFDKLGREKASSVVLDPFIPRVQDRGNEAHEIGSSEKMDVQCGRCNNWLEYHYANLDNENKYFLMLMMGDFQYEMVIPEGILQRFKGEFPREIKLETQNRRSNKIGVTENKLDICYNQKLVFSVGWGKFVETFGLQTGDTIVLIYNGNSQFSVIIFDKHGCEKALSVIVDPVPPPVQERRPYGTNIVKSSHFYPQPMQRQPFIIVNGLPVESPPIEGQWRAQLEMDKSCQGSRAAINTPPSESSGGSLSSEHGQGVRDVPVSSNIVKRKAKLSSSQKEQLRDGYITAHKTKLTLAQKDVVKQKVQSLESKISIFVAVMYKCNVESPFFLTFPNYYAQKYLGEEARMHLELLGVKWQVRFPNNRGDKKLKHGWKQFVQGNNLKMGDICLFELLSNQSTMVVYVIPANDANVD; encoded by the exons ATGTGCACGTCTTGTGAATGCTGCAAACGGCGGGATGAGTATTACTACAGAAATTTGGATGATGAGAAGAAATATTTCTTGGTGCTTCTGATTGGTGATTTCCGTGATGAGATG ATAATCCCAGAAGAACTTGTGCGGCGTTTCAAAAGGGACATCCTAGGGGAGATCAAGCTAGAAACACGAAATGGCGACAATCATGCTATTGTGGTCGCCAAGATCGAAGAAAAGCGTATCTTTACAGTGGGTTGGAGGCAATTTGTTGCAAACTATGATCTACAGATTGGTGATCTCTTAATGTTCAGATACAAAGGAAACAGTCAGTTTAATGTCATAATCTTTGATAAACTTGGTCGTGAAAAGGCCTCATCGGTTGTTCTGGATCCTTTTATACCTCGTGTCCAAGACAGGGGCAACGAGGCGCATGAAATCGG GTCTTCTGAAAAGATGGATGTGCAATGTGGAAGATGCAACAACTGGCTTGAATATCACTACGCGAACTTGGATAATGAAAATAAATATTTCTTGATGCTTATGATGGGCGATTTTCAATATGAGATG GTCATCCCAGAAGGAATTCTTCAGCGTTTCAAGGGCGAGTTCCCAAGAGAGATCAAACTTGAAACACAAAATCGTCGCAGCAACAAAATTGGAGTCACCGAGAACAAACTAGATATATGCTATAATCAAAAGCTTGTCTTTTCAGTGGGATGGGGGAAGTTCGTCGAAACCTTTGGGCTACAGACGGGTGACACCATAGTACTCATATACAATGGCAACTCCCAATTTAGTGTCATAATCTTCGATAAACATGGCTGCGAGAAGGCATTATCAGTTATTGTAGACCCCGTTCCGCCTCCTGTTCAAGAAAGGCGTCCCTACGGTACTAATATAGTGAAAAGTTCCCATTTTTATCCTCAGCCTATGCAAAGGCAGCCATTTATCATAGTGAATGGGCTCCCAGTGGAATCACCGCCAATCGAAGGGCAGTGGCGTGCCCAACTGGAAATGGACAAGTCATGTCAAGGCAGCAGGGCTGCAATAAATACTCCCCCCTCCGAGTCATCTG GAGGTTCTTTATCCTCTGAACATGGCCAGGGAGTACGTGATGTGCCCGTTTCTAGCAACATTGTCAAGAGGAAGGCTAAGCTATCTTCATCTCAGAAGGAGCAATTGAGGGACGGTTACATTACCGCACACAAGACCAAGCTAACTTTAGCTCAGAAGGACGTGGTGAAACAGAAGGTCCAATCTCTTGAGTCAAAGATCTCCATCTTTGTTGCTGTGATGTACAAGTGCAATGTGGAGTCAccattctttctg ACTTTCCCCAACTACTATGCTCAGAAGTATCTTGGAGAGGAGGCACGGATGCATCTTGAGCTGCTTGGTGTGAAGTGGCAAGTGCGGTTTCCAAACAACCGTGGCGACAAAAAGCTCAAACATGGATGGAAACAGTTTGTGCAAGGCAACAACCTGAAGATGGGTGATATCTGCCTCTTTGAACTATTGAGCAATCAGAGTACCATGGTGGTCTATGTCATCCCTGCAAATGATGCCAATGTTGATTGA